A window of the Candidatus Paraluminiphilus aquimaris genome harbors these coding sequences:
- a CDS encoding DEAD/DEAH box helicase → MYFKDLDLSSELLRAIEKKGYSEATPIQQKAIPLVLQGKDLLAGAQTGTGKTAGFTLPLLQQLQRKYPNTKHKSYPKVLILTPTRELAAQVHESVRDYSSYLNFRSAVVFGGVSINPQKQKLIRGVDIIIATPGRLLDHVQQRSVDLSRIETLVLDEADRMLQMGFIHDIRRVVKIIPKQRQTLLFSATFSSEIKRLAADFLNDPSEIQVTPENTTTERVSQVVYPVDKRRKRELLSQQIGENNWQQVLVFTRTKHGANRLATQLETDGISAAAIHGNKSQGARTKALADFKSGAVRVLVATDIAARGIDIHKLPHVVNYELPNSAEDYVHRIGRTARAGQTGGAISLVCVDELKLLSDIEKLIGTKIEQVKLPGYDVDPTIKPEPIQNGRTGRSNGRQANDRQPGGKRSSAQGRGAKSAGQKQGRSRNGRGRAA, encoded by the coding sequence GTGTATTTTAAAGACCTCGACCTGTCGTCGGAACTGCTGCGTGCTATTGAAAAAAAAGGCTACAGCGAAGCCACCCCAATCCAGCAAAAAGCCATCCCGCTGGTATTACAAGGCAAAGATTTACTTGCCGGTGCTCAAACAGGCACTGGCAAGACCGCAGGTTTCACACTACCGCTGCTGCAACAACTTCAGAGAAAGTACCCAAATACCAAACACAAGAGTTACCCCAAAGTACTCATACTAACGCCGACGCGCGAACTCGCTGCACAGGTGCACGAGAGTGTTCGGGACTACAGCAGTTACCTCAACTTTCGTTCGGCGGTCGTTTTTGGTGGGGTGAGTATTAATCCGCAAAAGCAAAAACTTATTCGAGGCGTCGACATAATCATTGCAACACCCGGGCGGCTGCTCGATCACGTTCAGCAACGCAGCGTAGATCTATCAAGAATTGAAACGCTCGTACTCGATGAAGCCGATCGCATGCTTCAAATGGGGTTTATTCATGATATTCGTCGGGTGGTAAAAATCATACCCAAGCAACGCCAAACGCTGCTTTTCTCCGCCACGTTCTCTTCCGAGATAAAACGCCTTGCCGCTGATTTCCTGAACGATCCAAGCGAGATTCAAGTCACACCGGAGAACACGACTACCGAGCGTGTCAGTCAAGTGGTGTATCCCGTCGATAAGCGTCGTAAGCGCGAGTTGCTGTCACAACAAATAGGCGAGAATAATTGGCAACAAGTATTGGTTTTTACGCGGACCAAGCACGGCGCTAATCGATTGGCGACGCAACTCGAAACCGACGGTATTTCGGCCGCGGCAATTCACGGAAATAAATCTCAGGGGGCTCGCACTAAAGCTCTGGCCGATTTCAAGTCCGGTGCGGTCCGCGTGCTGGTGGCCACTGATATCGCAGCCCGCGGTATTGATATTCATAAGCTTCCCCATGTTGTGAACTACGAACTGCCCAATTCGGCTGAAGATTATGTGCATCGCATCGGTCGTACAGCACGTGCAGGACAGACAGGCGGTGCCATCTCACTTGTCTGTGTCGACGAGCTAAAGCTGTTGAGCGACATTGAAAAGCTCATCGGCACCAAAATTGAGCAAGTGAAATTACCGGGTTACGACGTGGACCCCACCATTAAACCAGAACCCATTCAAAACGGTCGTACAGGCCGAAGCAACGGCCGCCAAGCCAATGATCGGCAACCCGGGGGCAAGCGCTCTAGTGCTCAGGGTCGCGGCGCTAAGTCGGCTGGTCAAAAGCAGGGTCGATCTCGCAACGGTCGTGGGCGCGCAGCATAA
- a CDS encoding CIA30 family protein, whose amino-acid sequence MLDNFENDRGWRAVNDNVMGGRSLGQVIVRDGRLQFEGSINTQGGGFASIRRTIEVGELLGAKAVSLRLKGDGRQYRLTLRDNKQVRGRSVSYQAGFSTSPKGQWQNVRIELNGLRASLFGRPMAVGEVDLGSVWSIGIIIADGQDGPFALQLDKLEFLFE is encoded by the coding sequence ATGTTAGATAATTTTGAAAACGACCGCGGCTGGCGCGCGGTCAATGACAACGTTATGGGAGGTCGCTCGCTGGGCCAGGTCATCGTGCGTGATGGGCGTCTGCAATTCGAGGGATCAATCAACACCCAAGGGGGCGGGTTTGCGTCCATTCGCAGAACCATTGAGGTGGGAGAGCTCCTCGGCGCTAAGGCCGTATCCCTGCGCCTGAAGGGCGATGGACGCCAGTACCGGCTGACATTGCGGGATAATAAGCAAGTGAGAGGGCGTTCCGTGAGTTATCAGGCCGGTTTTTCAACGTCTCCAAAAGGTCAGTGGCAGAACGTCCGAATTGAACTCAACGGACTGCGAGCATCGTTATTCGGCCGGCCCATGGCTGTCGGCGAGGTGGATTTAGGCTCGGTTTGGTCAATCGGCATTATTATCGCCGATGGGCAGGATGGCCCGTTCGCACTGCAACTAGATAAGCTAGAGTTTCTGTTCGAATAA
- a CDS encoding AAA family ATPase: MTHAAISGLENWLGQQIIGQADLVRKLLIAILADGHLLVEGAPGLAKTRAIKMMAEGVEGDFHRVQFTPDLLPGDITGTDIFRPQLGTFEFQAGPIFHNLILADEINRAPAKVQSALLEAMAERQVSVGGTTYPLPPLFLVMATQNPIEQEGTYPLPEAQLDRFLMHVKVDYPNSSAEREILKLARREASTGESFDQPEVSEATVFAAREEVLKLHMSDAVEEYIVQLIMATRQPEAYDAELASWIEYGASPRATIGLDRCARAHAWLLGKDFVSPDDVKAMAYDVLRHRLVVSYDGEIAGVTSDSVIDKLLDLVPVA; this comes from the coding sequence ATGACACACGCTGCAATATCCGGTCTAGAAAACTGGCTCGGTCAACAAATCATTGGTCAGGCAGACCTCGTTAGAAAGCTGCTCATCGCTATACTAGCCGACGGTCACCTATTGGTTGAGGGGGCTCCGGGACTTGCTAAAACCCGCGCCATTAAGATGATGGCCGAGGGCGTTGAAGGCGATTTTCATCGTGTTCAGTTCACGCCGGATCTTCTGCCCGGGGATATCACCGGAACTGATATCTTTCGGCCACAACTTGGGACCTTTGAGTTCCAAGCCGGACCTATATTCCACAACCTTATCCTCGCTGATGAAATCAACCGCGCGCCTGCGAAGGTGCAATCCGCGCTGTTGGAAGCAATGGCCGAGCGACAAGTGAGTGTGGGGGGGACAACCTACCCTCTTCCACCGTTATTCTTGGTGATGGCGACCCAGAACCCCATCGAGCAAGAAGGTACCTATCCGCTACCCGAAGCGCAGCTCGACCGATTCTTGATGCACGTAAAAGTGGATTACCCCAATTCGAGCGCGGAGCGAGAAATTCTTAAACTGGCGCGCAGGGAAGCATCGACAGGTGAATCTTTTGATCAGCCCGAAGTATCCGAGGCGACTGTTTTCGCTGCACGTGAAGAGGTGTTAAAGCTCCACATGTCTGACGCGGTTGAGGAATACATCGTCCAGCTCATCATGGCCACCCGTCAGCCCGAGGCGTATGACGCGGAACTTGCGAGTTGGATCGAATACGGCGCATCACCGCGGGCCACCATTGGGCTCGACCGGTGCGCTCGGGCCCATGCCTGGCTTTTAGGTAAGGACTTCGTAAGCCCCGATGACGTGAAAGCCATGGCCTACGATGTATTACGACATCGGCTTGTGGTGAGTTACGACGGCGAAATTGCGGGCGTCACCTCCGACAGTGTCATCGATAAGTTGCTGGATCTCGTTCCCGTAGCGTGA
- a CDS encoding DUF58 domain-containing protein: protein MLDFLPKGHKVSAERLIEGRHVAQSININAQSKALALLAGRRKIRQRGRGVDFEEVRLYAPGDDVRSIDWRVTARSGDPHTKLFQEDREQPIVLLVDLRSPMWFGSKNCFKTVLASHIASVLAWAGLDAGERVGGIAMTNSGLVEIKPQRSKRSVLRLLRLMESAPSPSASLGDDAPDTWSVALSQLKSLSRPGARLMVISDFTDLLSDTTVEKTLRDIVSHRQVVCFKITDPLDAELPPSGRYALTDGNKQIKIDTSMQRLRNAYKVDFEKSQAAVVDYLRRYQVPLVTVDTSENPNELLQRVFPKR, encoded by the coding sequence ATGTTGGATTTTCTCCCCAAAGGTCACAAAGTCTCGGCAGAGCGACTCATAGAAGGTCGTCACGTCGCGCAGTCGATTAATATCAACGCGCAATCAAAAGCGCTCGCGCTGCTTGCCGGGCGCCGTAAAATTCGCCAACGCGGACGGGGTGTCGACTTTGAGGAAGTGAGGCTTTATGCACCGGGAGACGACGTACGCTCGATTGACTGGCGCGTTACCGCACGCTCGGGCGATCCCCACACGAAGCTATTTCAGGAAGATCGCGAGCAACCTATTGTGCTGCTTGTCGATCTCCGCTCCCCAATGTGGTTTGGCTCCAAAAATTGCTTCAAGACCGTTCTAGCGTCGCACATCGCCTCTGTGCTCGCATGGGCGGGACTCGATGCGGGGGAACGCGTCGGTGGTATCGCCATGACGAATTCAGGTCTCGTCGAAATAAAACCGCAGCGATCAAAACGATCCGTCTTGCGGTTGTTGCGCCTAATGGAGTCAGCCCCCTCGCCCTCAGCTTCACTCGGTGATGATGCCCCAGATACATGGTCCGTCGCCTTGAGTCAGCTAAAAAGCCTTTCGCGGCCCGGTGCTCGACTTATGGTGATAAGTGACTTTACCGACCTACTCTCGGACACAACGGTCGAAAAGACGCTCCGCGATATCGTGAGCCACAGACAAGTGGTCTGCTTCAAAATAACCGACCCTTTGGATGCGGAGCTACCACCATCAGGGCGATACGCGCTAACAGACGGTAACAAACAGATTAAGATTGACACATCGATGCAACGCTTGCGCAACGCATACAAAGTTGACTTCGAAAAGTCCCAAGCTGCAGTCGTAGATTACCTTCGACGCTATCAAGTCCCATTGGTAACGGTTGATACCAGTGAAAATCCCAACGAACTGTTGCAAAGGGTGTTTCCAAAACGATGA
- a CDS encoding DUF4381 domain-containing protein encodes MNPEQLLEQLEPLRAPSTIGFFPLAPGWWLVVALVSIAIGLLIFFALRRYQRGAYRRQGLQWLNELETQAADIQMLSRALKATAVKVYDPSGVAGLSGDDWPTFLRRTCTKLDEKALSILSQVHHAEPDHPTSADWHHARLWMKQHEVPRA; translated from the coding sequence ATGAATCCAGAGCAGCTACTAGAACAACTCGAGCCGCTGCGGGCTCCGAGCACCATCGGGTTCTTCCCCTTGGCGCCGGGCTGGTGGCTTGTTGTTGCGCTGGTTAGTATTGCGATTGGATTACTTATTTTTTTCGCGCTTCGCCGATATCAACGCGGCGCTTATCGGCGTCAGGGCCTGCAATGGCTAAACGAATTAGAGACACAAGCAGCCGATATCCAAATGCTTAGTCGTGCACTCAAAGCAACGGCGGTGAAAGTCTACGACCCCAGTGGTGTCGCGGGACTCTCAGGTGATGACTGGCCAACGTTTCTTAGACGAACCTGCACTAAACTTGACGAAAAAGCACTGAGCATTCTCTCTCAGGTTCATCACGCGGAACCTGATCACCCCACTTCCGCCGATTGGCATCATGCCCGCCTTTGGATGAAACAGCATGAGGTGCCGCGTGCTTGA
- a CDS encoding VWA domain-containing protein, producing MLDFLWPWAFTLLLLPLLVRLLPPASESLGAAIRAPFSARWQRLQGEGRVSASVSTLRVVGLFLAWVCIVTAIARPQWVGEPIELPNTGRDLMLSLDLSGSMQIRDMQVGNRTISRVEAVKAIASDFTERRVGDRVGLILFGSKAYVQAPLTFDTTTVTQFIREAQLGFAGEDTAIGDALGLAIKRLRDRPAASRVLILLTDGQDTASSVEPIEAAALAAQQNVKVYTIGISRNLGTTSARGGEVDEALLRAIAEATGGEYFRARDPKELQAIYGIIDQLEPVEQDASTFRPRRSLSYWAMLAGLLLGSLVLLTGGVLTGLTPRNVGATS from the coding sequence GTGCTTGATTTTCTCTGGCCCTGGGCTTTCACGTTGCTATTGCTGCCGCTTTTGGTTCGACTCCTACCGCCTGCATCAGAGTCATTGGGAGCGGCTATTCGCGCGCCGTTTAGTGCGCGCTGGCAGCGACTCCAAGGGGAAGGAAGAGTATCGGCATCAGTCAGCACATTGCGTGTTGTGGGGTTATTTCTTGCCTGGGTATGTATTGTCACAGCTATTGCCCGTCCACAGTGGGTAGGTGAGCCCATAGAACTCCCCAATACAGGACGTGATCTCATGCTCAGCCTTGATTTGTCGGGGAGCATGCAAATTAGAGATATGCAGGTAGGGAATCGAACTATTTCTCGTGTCGAGGCTGTGAAGGCAATCGCCTCCGACTTTACCGAGCGACGCGTGGGTGACCGCGTGGGATTAATCCTCTTCGGATCTAAGGCCTACGTTCAAGCACCGCTGACCTTTGATACGACGACGGTCACGCAATTTATTCGAGAGGCGCAACTTGGCTTTGCGGGCGAGGACACCGCGATCGGCGATGCCTTAGGCCTTGCTATCAAGCGCCTACGCGACAGACCGGCAGCGTCCCGCGTGCTTATTTTACTAACCGATGGTCAAGACACAGCGAGCAGTGTTGAGCCAATTGAGGCCGCAGCACTGGCAGCGCAGCAAAATGTGAAGGTATACACCATCGGCATCAGTCGAAATCTGGGCACCACAAGTGCCCGGGGCGGAGAGGTAGACGAGGCCCTTCTTCGGGCGATTGCAGAGGCTACCGGCGGCGAATACTTTCGCGCGCGAGACCCCAAGGAACTGCAAGCCATTTACGGCATCATTGATCAGTTAGAGCCCGTCGAACAAGATGCGAGCACCTTTAGACCACGAAGATCATTGAGTTACTGGGCCATGCTTGCAGGGCTGCTGCTGGGTAGCCTAGTACTGCTGACGGGTGGTGTGTTGACTGGTCTTACGCCACGTAATGTCGGTGCCACGTCATGA
- a CDS encoding VWA domain-containing protein has translation MMDIHLIRPELLWLLPAILPLLLIAWRRQVHGGDWSKAIDSDLLPHLISEEGTRGNRLRQLWWLALPILVIGAAGPSFERAELPVFEKSDALVIVLDLSQSMWAADTQPSRVRRARQKIMDVLDTRAEGVTGMVVFAGDAHVVTPLTDDARTIENLLSALSPDIMPLQGSNATEALILSAGLLETAGLTNGNILLITDGLPKFSVSEAADALRSVNATLSILTVGSTTGAPIPLPEGGFLRDSDDQIVIPSVDKEVIERIASQLAAKTAEVSVDESDIRYLLAGNESSITAEDSLERKTDTWIDLGFWLAALAALMMLPLFRRGALSALLAGLFITHADTSDASVLDNFWSTPDQKGAKALEAGEAERAATLFENTDWRGTAHYTAGDFRSASAEFGKSDSADALYNRANALALAGDLQGAISSYDRSLELEPDKQDAIANRELVKSLLEQEQQQQENTEQDGDSDQSEDQSDSQDAQSDSSAEDQQSESESQEGESESQDQQPSDQDAQPGAEGEMSEDMEMSELEQATQEQMARFDEALEEQQALEQWLRRVPDDPGGLLRRKFRYQTIQRLRNGEEPDDDVRW, from the coding sequence ATGATGGATATTCACCTTATCCGTCCAGAGCTTTTATGGCTCTTACCCGCCATACTGCCCCTTCTGCTCATTGCGTGGCGCCGGCAGGTACACGGCGGAGATTGGTCCAAAGCGATCGACAGCGATCTTCTCCCGCATCTGATTTCCGAGGAAGGCACACGTGGAAATCGTCTGCGGCAACTCTGGTGGCTCGCGCTACCCATCCTTGTCATAGGCGCTGCAGGGCCCTCGTTTGAGCGAGCTGAGCTACCCGTTTTTGAGAAGTCAGATGCGCTGGTTATCGTGTTAGATCTGAGTCAGTCCATGTGGGCAGCGGACACACAGCCAAGTCGTGTGCGCCGTGCGCGCCAGAAAATTATGGATGTATTGGATACACGTGCCGAGGGTGTTACTGGCATGGTCGTTTTCGCGGGTGACGCGCATGTCGTCACGCCATTAACAGACGATGCGCGCACTATCGAAAACCTACTGAGCGCGTTGTCACCCGATATCATGCCGCTTCAGGGATCGAACGCTACCGAAGCATTGATACTCTCCGCCGGACTATTGGAAACAGCAGGCCTTACAAACGGAAATATTCTGCTTATAACAGATGGTCTGCCGAAGTTTTCGGTCAGTGAGGCAGCCGATGCGCTACGCAGTGTAAATGCCACTTTGAGTATTCTGACCGTTGGATCGACAACGGGCGCGCCCATTCCCCTGCCCGAGGGGGGCTTCCTTCGCGACAGCGACGATCAAATCGTCATTCCGTCTGTCGATAAAGAGGTCATTGAGCGAATAGCGTCACAACTGGCCGCTAAAACAGCCGAAGTCTCTGTGGATGAGTCAGACATTCGATACTTACTGGCGGGTAATGAATCAAGTATCACCGCGGAGGACTCACTTGAGCGGAAAACAGATACGTGGATTGATCTGGGATTTTGGCTCGCCGCCCTCGCCGCGCTAATGATGCTGCCGCTTTTTCGCAGAGGTGCCTTGAGCGCCCTCCTCGCGGGTCTCTTCATAACGCATGCAGACACGAGCGACGCGAGCGTTCTCGACAACTTTTGGTCTACACCCGACCAGAAGGGTGCAAAAGCACTCGAAGCAGGTGAGGCAGAAAGAGCCGCTACACTTTTTGAAAACACGGACTGGCGCGGTACGGCTCACTACACCGCGGGTGACTTCAGATCAGCGTCGGCAGAATTCGGCAAATCGGACTCAGCCGATGCACTCTACAATCGTGCGAACGCGCTGGCGCTTGCCGGCGATTTACAAGGTGCCATCAGTAGCTACGATCGTTCACTTGAACTTGAACCAGACAAGCAAGACGCCATTGCGAATCGAGAGCTTGTGAAGTCACTTCTTGAGCAAGAACAGCAGCAACAAGAGAACACCGAACAAGACGGTGATAGCGATCAGTCCGAGGATCAGAGTGACTCCCAAGACGCTCAGAGTGACTCATCAGCAGAAGATCAGCAAAGTGAGAGTGAGTCGCAAGAGGGAGAGTCAGAGTCGCAAGATCAACAGCCGAGTGACCAAGACGCGCAGCCCGGGGCTGAAGGGGAAATGAGTGAAGACATGGAGATGTCTGAGCTAGAGCAAGCCACACAAGAGCAGATGGCGCGCTTTGATGAAGCTCTCGAAGAACAGCAAGCGCTTGAGCAGTGGCTGCGTCGCGTACCGGATGACCCAGGCGGCCTGTTGCGCAGAAAATTTCGATATCAAACTATTCAACGCCTAAGAAACGGAGAGGAACCTGATGACGACGTTCGCTGGTAG
- a CDS encoding BatD family protein, translating into MTTFAGRVLVAISLVTLTLLSSLASAEIRSDVDRKTISMGESLRLTITGDASERLDQLDLAALQFDWEILSSSSSTNTSFINGSRSTTRTLTLDLLPLRDGLLSIPALSTGGKRTTPIGVTVNPQTVSAGGGDSVRFSIDIDKQSVYIQEQIVLTVTIEQAINLDGAEVTQLELENAIVEELTRRNFQRQINGRLWRVTQLRYAIYPQQRGTLEIPALALTAREVLPGRSLLGARLGKRFRLSEDPVTINIQPVPESFPGSIWLPATSLELTQSWSKPPETMEVGDSTTRTLSLTADGLLSSQLPPITSVSESGSITGIRVYPDQESSDQIERTEGFLGKRTRSEALVASGSGSWTLPEVRVPWWNTETNSLEYAVLPSTTISVGSPAVTIPDIALATAPEKGAAGELPSWIGFVAAAGWCLALILSLLLWRATRIKASSEPVHNVEETLRPLMSALKASTGQNDGLKTRDLLVRWASLHAGRPVRTFEAIKSLCSSSLKDEIDNLEQSLYSPQNSSWSRGAALYRAVASESVWLSEDNATQSRALYPTA; encoded by the coding sequence ATGACGACGTTCGCTGGTAGGGTTTTAGTGGCGATTTCGCTCGTGACCTTGACGCTTCTGAGCTCTTTAGCAAGCGCCGAGATTCGCTCAGACGTGGATCGAAAAACGATCAGTATGGGGGAGTCCTTAAGGCTCACTATTACGGGTGATGCGAGCGAGCGGTTGGATCAGCTGGACCTTGCAGCGCTACAGTTTGATTGGGAGATACTCAGTAGCAGTAGCTCGACCAACACATCCTTTATCAATGGGTCGCGAAGTACGACACGCACACTCACGCTTGATCTTCTTCCGTTGCGTGACGGTCTTTTATCGATTCCGGCGCTCAGTACAGGCGGAAAGCGAACCACCCCGATTGGTGTCACGGTGAACCCACAAACTGTAAGTGCTGGGGGCGGCGATTCGGTGAGATTCAGCATCGATATTGATAAGCAATCCGTTTACATCCAGGAGCAAATTGTCCTCACCGTCACCATAGAACAGGCTATCAACCTCGACGGTGCGGAGGTAACACAGCTAGAGCTCGAAAATGCCATTGTAGAAGAGCTTACACGCCGGAATTTTCAACGGCAGATCAATGGCCGCCTCTGGCGAGTGACACAACTTCGATACGCCATTTACCCTCAACAGCGAGGCACACTCGAAATTCCCGCCTTGGCATTAACTGCGCGAGAGGTACTGCCCGGACGATCCCTACTTGGAGCGAGATTGGGCAAACGTTTTCGATTATCCGAAGACCCCGTCACAATTAATATACAACCTGTACCTGAGTCGTTCCCCGGCAGTATCTGGCTACCTGCGACCTCACTTGAGCTAACGCAGTCATGGTCAAAACCGCCGGAAACTATGGAGGTGGGCGACTCCACTACGCGAACACTCTCGCTGACCGCAGATGGGCTTCTTAGCAGCCAGCTACCGCCCATAACCAGTGTGAGCGAGAGTGGCTCGATAACGGGAATTCGTGTCTACCCCGATCAAGAATCGAGTGATCAAATAGAGCGAACAGAGGGCTTTCTTGGTAAACGAACCCGGAGCGAAGCGCTTGTCGCTAGCGGATCCGGCTCATGGACACTCCCTGAAGTGAGGGTCCCTTGGTGGAATACAGAAACCAATAGTCTTGAATACGCCGTACTGCCCTCGACGACAATTTCGGTGGGTAGCCCAGCCGTCACCATACCCGATATAGCCCTAGCTACAGCGCCCGAAAAAGGAGCCGCAGGCGAACTGCCTTCGTGGATAGGCTTCGTTGCCGCGGCGGGTTGGTGTCTCGCCCTTATACTGAGCTTGTTGTTGTGGCGTGCTACGAGAATTAAGGCGAGCTCCGAGCCCGTTCACAATGTCGAAGAGACCCTACGTCCATTAATGTCGGCGCTGAAAGCAAGCACGGGACAAAACGACGGATTAAAAACTCGAGACTTACTGGTTCGCTGGGCATCATTACATGCGGGGCGTCCTGTCAGGACATTTGAGGCGATAAAATCTCTCTGCTCAAGCAGCTTAAAAGATGAGATTGATAACTTAGAGCAGAGTCTCTACTCACCCCAGAATTCAAGTTGGTCCAGGGGAGCTGCCCTCTATCGCGCTGTAGCGAGCGAGTCGGTATGGCTCTCTGAGGATAACGCGACGCAATCCCGAGCACTCTACCCTACCGCTTAA